A stretch of Patescibacteria group bacterium DNA encodes these proteins:
- a CDS encoding NUDIX domain-containing protein, whose amino-acid sequence MASKVSVGLLMYRYRNSRLEVFLVHPGGPFFARRVDCWGIPKGQRHDNEDLLETAKREFSEETGIVLRPENVYSELGSVTYPNGKNIFAWAFEDGSFDPAKLVSNKTKFGWPEIDKGGYFTLQEAEKIILPAQKDFLSRLLRQIDTINHS is encoded by the coding sequence ATGGCAAGCAAAGTGAGTGTCGGATTATTAATGTACCGTTATAGAAATAGCCGGCTGGAGGTTTTTCTCGTTCATCCCGGCGGACCGTTTTTTGCCCGACGAGTTGATTGTTGGGGAATTCCCAAAGGCCAGCGGCACGATAATGAAGACTTATTGGAAACGGCAAAACGGGAATTTTCTGAAGAAACAGGAATTGTGTTAAGACCTGAAAATGTCTATTCGGAACTTGGATCTGTTACCTATCCTAACGGAAAAAATATTTTTGCCTGGGCCTTTGAAGATGGTAGCTTCGACCCGGCAAAACTGGTCAGCAACAAAACTAAATTCGGCTGGCCGGAAATTGATAAAGGCGGATACTTTACGCTACAGGAAGCGGAAAAAATTATTCTCCCCGCCCAAAAAGATTTTCTGTCGCGACTGCTAAGACAGATTGATACAATTAATCATTCTTGA
- the tsf gene encoding translation elongation factor Ts, whose product MVSVDQIKKLRELTGAGIADCREALEASKGNIEKAQEIIKEKGLARAAKKGERETHNGVVFSYVHGGRIGVLVSLLCETDFVARTDDFQTLGKEICLQVASMKPETVEDLLKQESIRDPKLTIDDMIKEVIGKLGENIKVGEFSRITI is encoded by the coding sequence ATGGTATCAGTAGATCAAATCAAAAAACTTCGTGAGCTTACGGGGGCCGGCATTGCTGATTGCCGGGAAGCTCTGGAAGCCTCCAAGGGAAATATTGAAAAAGCCCAGGAGATAATTAAGGAAAAAGGTTTAGCCCGCGCGGCCAAAAAAGGCGAACGGGAAACCCATAACGGCGTCGTCTTTTCCTATGTTCATGGCGGTCGAATTGGGGTATTAGTCAGCCTTTTGTGCGAGACTGATTTTGTCGCCAGAACAGATGACTTTCAAACTCTTGGCAAGGAAATTTGCCTTCAGGTAGCCTCCATGAAACCGGAAACGGTAGAAGATCTCTTAAAACAGGAATCCATCCGCGATCCCAAATTGACGATTGATGATATGATTAAGGAAGTAATCGGGAAGTTGGGAGAAAATATAAAGGTGGGAGAATTTTCTAGAATAACAATTTAA
- a CDS encoding bifunctional 5,10-methylenetetrahydrofolate dehydrogenase/5,10-methenyltetrahydrofolate cyclohydrolase gives MIIDGKAIAAQRAEILRNKIQVLSKAPKLAIVLVGDDPASKTYANLKLKKARELGIDAEIRKDLNTDADGIIVQLPGGENLIKDIPPEKDVDGLTGKSKFLPATVKGIVTLLNGYIAKNFNSVAIQQCNNVTVVVVGQGRLVGKPLADYLEKRNYKVIRGDINTPDLKSETLKGDILVVATGVPNLIKADMVKPRAVVIDCGSPKAEVDFEKVKDVAGAITPVPGGVGPLTVISLLENVVEAAGS, from the coding sequence ATGATTATTGACGGAAAAGCTATCGCTGCCCAAAGGGCAGAAATTCTAAGAAACAAGATACAAGTTTTAAGCAAAGCTCCAAAGCTGGCGATTGTTTTGGTCGGCGACGACCCGGCCAGTAAAACTTACGCCAATCTCAAACTAAAAAAAGCTCGGGAGCTGGGTATTGATGCGGAAATACGCAAAGACTTAAATACCGACGCTGACGGAATTATTGTCCAATTGCCGGGAGGAGAAAATCTGATAAAAGATATTCCCCCGGAAAAAGATGTGGACGGATTAACGGGAAAATCAAAATTTCTGCCGGCAACAGTGAAAGGCATTGTCACATTGTTAAATGGCTACATTGCAAAGAATTTTAACAGTGTAGCAATTCAACAATGCAACAATGTTACTGTGGTCGTGGTTGGTCAAGGTCGACTGGTGGGCAAACCCTTGGCGGATTATTTGGAAAAACGAAACTACAAGGTAATCCGCGGCGACATTAATACTCCCGACCTGAAAAGCGAAACTCTAAAGGGAGATATTCTGGTCGTGGCGACGGGAGTACCGAATCTAATTAAGGCGGATATGGTTAAACCCAGGGCGGTGGTCATTGATTGTGGTTCGCCAAAAGCCGAGGTAGATTTTGAAAAAGTAAAAGATGTCGCGGGCGCCATCACTCCGGTTCCCGGTGGCGTCGGCCCGCTGACGGTGATATCCTTGTTGGAGAATGTCGTGGAGGCCGCAGGTTCCTAA
- the rpsB gene encoding 30S ribosomal protein S2 produces the protein MTDITLKQLLEAGCHFGHQTNRWQPKAARFIYGEREGVHIIDLTKTREGLLSAAKYLHDLAKSGGTILFVGTKRQAQPVLTENVARMKGALPENSNFYYLTNRWPGGALTNFETIKHNNLDSILKLREDIANSNFVTKKEKLLASRKLEKYEQLYGGLVGLSKIPDAIFLVDIKRDDLAVREATRTGATIVAITDTNTNPEPVKYQIPANDDAVGSIKIIMDYLVDAWTEGRQEAVKDAEKQAKEEAKKKAKEENGEKK, from the coding sequence ATGACGGACATCACTCTAAAACAATTATTAGAGGCCGGGTGCCATTTTGGGCATCAGACCAACCGTTGGCAGCCGAAAGCGGCTAGGTTTATTTATGGAGAGCGCGAAGGCGTTCATATTATTGACCTGACGAAAACCCGTGAAGGTCTGCTCTCTGCTGCCAAGTACCTTCATGACCTGGCCAAAAGCGGCGGCACGATTCTTTTTGTCGGCACCAAACGCCAGGCCCAGCCGGTCTTAACCGAAAATGTTGCCCGGATGAAAGGAGCTCTGCCTGAAAATAGTAACTTTTACTATCTCACTAACCGCTGGCCGGGCGGAGCCCTGACCAATTTTGAAACTATTAAACACAATAATCTTGATTCGATCCTCAAACTTCGAGAAGACATTGCCAACAGCAACTTTGTCACTAAAAAAGAAAAACTTCTGGCCTCCCGGAAACTGGAAAAATACGAACAGCTTTATGGCGGACTGGTTGGTCTTTCTAAAATTCCGGACGCGATTTTCCTGGTGGATATTAAACGGGATGACCTGGCGGTTCGGGAAGCAACGCGAACCGGAGCGACTATCGTTGCTATTACCGACACCAACACCAATCCGGAACCGGTGAAATACCAGATTCCGGCTAACGATGATGCCGTCGGAAGTATTAAAATAATTATGGATTACCTTGTTGATGCTTGGACTGAGGGCCGGCAGGAAGCGGTCAAGGATGCCGAAAAACAGGCCAAAGAGGAAGCCAAAAAGAAAGCAAAAGAAGAAAACGGCGAAAAGAAATAA
- a CDS encoding serine hydroxymethyltransferase, which produces MDKQIVDLIAAEKKRQEEVLEMIPSENYESQAVLEATGSILANKYSEGYPGKRYYQGNRIIDQIEILAIERFKKLFGVHYVNVQPYSGSPANAAVYFALLDPGDKIMGLALSSGGHLTHGHPNITFSGKFYTSVQYAVEENGYINYDKLEKLAEAEKPKIIVCGTTSYPRTLDFKRFSEIAKKVNAYLLADISHIAGLVVAGVHPSPVGYADIIMTTTHKTLRGPRGAVLMADSEEIAKKIDKAVFPGLQGGPHENVIAAMAVAAKEADTAEFKKYGEQVVANAKVLAQTLLDNGIDLVSGGTDNHLMVIDLRQLNKTGKEIAEQLEEAGIVTNKNAVPGDPLPPAITSGIRLGTPAITTRGMKGPEVKLIGGWISGIITGKLTTEGVAKGVKSLCQNFPL; this is translated from the coding sequence ATGGATAAGCAAATTGTTGATTTAATTGCCGCTGAAAAAAAACGCCAGGAAGAAGTGCTGGAGATGATCCCGTCGGAAAATTACGAATCGCAAGCGGTGTTGGAAGCCACAGGTTCGATACTGGCCAACAAATATTCCGAGGGTTATCCTGGCAAAAGATATTATCAGGGAAATAGAATCATTGATCAGATAGAGATCCTGGCTATTGAAAGATTCAAAAAATTATTCGGAGTACATTATGTTAATGTTCAGCCGTACTCCGGCAGCCCGGCTAACGCCGCGGTATATTTTGCTCTTTTAGACCCCGGCGACAAAATCATGGGTCTGGCGCTGTCTTCGGGAGGTCATCTTACCCACGGTCATCCGAACATCACTTTTTCCGGGAAATTTTATACTTCAGTCCAATATGCTGTCGAAGAAAACGGGTACATCAACTACGACAAATTAGAAAAACTGGCAGAAGCCGAAAAGCCAAAGATAATAGTCTGCGGGACAACTTCTTATCCGCGGACTTTGGATTTCAAAAGGTTTTCGGAAATTGCCAAAAAGGTTAACGCTTACCTTCTGGCCGACATTTCCCATATCGCCGGGCTGGTTGTTGCGGGAGTGCACCCGTCTCCGGTCGGATACGCCGACATTATTATGACCACTACTCACAAAACTTTGCGCGGGCCAAGAGGGGCGGTTTTAATGGCTGATAGTGAAGAGATTGCCAAGAAAATTGATAAAGCTGTTTTTCCCGGTCTTCAGGGCGGCCCGCATGAAAATGTTATCGCGGCGATGGCTGTGGCCGCAAAGGAAGCGGACACCGCAGAATTTAAAAAATACGGCGAACAGGTTGTTGCCAATGCCAAAGTTTTGGCCCAAACACTACTAGATAACGGTATTGATTTGGTTTCCGGAGGAACAGACAACCATTTAATGGTAATAGATTTGCGCCAGTTAAATAAGACCGGTAAAGAGATAGCTGAGCAACTTGAAGAAGCAGGAATCGTGACCAACAAAAATGCCGTTCCGGGCGACCCTTTGCCACCGGCCATTACTTCCGGAATAAGACTGGGGACACCCGCGATTACTACCCGGGGGATGAAAGGGCCGGAAGTGAAGCTGATTGGCGGTTGGATTTCCGGTATAATCACCGGAAAGTTAACTACAGAAGGTGTGGCAAAGGGGGTTAAATCTCTTTGCCAAAATTTTCCTCTATGA